A genomic stretch from Nerophis ophidion isolate RoL-2023_Sa linkage group LG14, RoL_Noph_v1.0, whole genome shotgun sequence includes:
- the ccr9a gene encoding C-C chemokine receptor type 9a isoform X2: MENRLATRRHADPSYGGATPTDDYEYRDLMCDLASVRYFRRVCEPPLFWIIALVGGIGNLAVVWIYLNFRRLKTMTDIFLLNLAIADLLFLVTLPLWAVEASQGWSFGSALCKITSGLYKVNLFSSTLLLTCISVDRYVVIVQLAKAQNSQAERRRCGRLACAVVWLAAVLLAIPELAFATTAAAAADGSPQEFCRMVFPPHMGQRTKMAVLSVQVVMGFGLPFLVMAACYSAVMATLLKTRNFQKHKAMRVIMAVVVVFLVSQLPYNAVLVTETVQAGNMTITDCEEFKRFLKVGQVLKGVAYLHACLNPFLYAFVGVRFRRDLRQLLRGCRRTPPSEQPTRSSKSQLGSMRVSESDTSQALSL; encoded by the exons ATGGAGAACAGACTAGCAACAAGAAGACACGCT GACCCATCATACGGCGGGGCGACACCCACCGACGACTATGAGTATCGGGACCTGATGTGCGACCTGGCATCCGTGCGCTACTTTAGGCGCGTGTGTGAGCCGCCGCTGTTTTGGATCATAGCGCTGGTGGGCGGAATCGGCAACCTCGCAGTGGTCTGGATTTACCTGAACTTTCGGCGACTGAAGACCATGACAGACATCTTCCTGCTCAACCTGGCGATTGCGGACCTTTTATTTCTGGTCACGCTCCCGCTGTGGGCGGTTGAGGCGTCTCAAGGCTGGAGCTTTGGCTCCGCCCTCTGCAAGATCACCTCGGGCCTGTACAAGGTGAACCTGTTCAGCAGCACGCTCCTGCTTACCTGCATTAGCGTGGATCGCTACGTCGTCATTGTGCAGCTTGCCAAGGCACAAAACTCACAGGCGGAGCGGCGCCGCTGTGGCCGGCTGGCATGTGCAGTGGTGTGGCTCGCCGCCGTGCTGCTGGCCATACCAGAGTTGGCGTTCGCCACAACGGCTGCGGCGGCGGCGGACGGCAGCCCGCAGGAGTTCTGCAGGATGGTGTTCCCGCCACACATGGGACAGCGTACCAAGATGGCGGTGCTATCCGTACAGGTGGTCATGGGCTTCGGTTTGCCCTTCCTCGTCATGGCGGCGTGCTACAGCGCAGTCATGGCCACACTGCTTAAAACGCGCAACTTTCAGAAACACAAAGCCATGCGTGTCATCATGGCGGTGGTGGTGGTCTTCTTGGTGTCGCAACTGCCTTACAACGCCGTGCTGGTAACAGAGACGGTACAGGCGGGCAACATGACCATAACGGACTGCGAGGAGTTTAAACGTTTTCTGAAGGTAGGCCAGGTGCTGAAGGGCGTGGCGTACCTGCATGCCTGCCTCAACCCCTTCCTTTACGCCTTTGTGGGCGTGCGCTTCCGACGTGACCTCCGGCAGCTGCTGAGAGGCTGCCGCCGCACGCCACCTTCAGAACAACCAACTCGCTCCAGCAAAAGTCAGCTGGGTTCAATGAGAGTGTCTGAAAGCGATACGTCACAGGCGCTGTCGCTATAG
- the ccr9a gene encoding C-C chemokine receptor type 9a isoform X1, with protein sequence MTAMDYIMTDFVTEDPSYGGATPTDDYEYRDLMCDLASVRYFRRVCEPPLFWIIALVGGIGNLAVVWIYLNFRRLKTMTDIFLLNLAIADLLFLVTLPLWAVEASQGWSFGSALCKITSGLYKVNLFSSTLLLTCISVDRYVVIVQLAKAQNSQAERRRCGRLACAVVWLAAVLLAIPELAFATTAAAAADGSPQEFCRMVFPPHMGQRTKMAVLSVQVVMGFGLPFLVMAACYSAVMATLLKTRNFQKHKAMRVIMAVVVVFLVSQLPYNAVLVTETVQAGNMTITDCEEFKRFLKVGQVLKGVAYLHACLNPFLYAFVGVRFRRDLRQLLRGCRRTPPSEQPTRSSKSQLGSMRVSESDTSQALSL encoded by the exons ATGACTGCTATGGATTACATCATGACAGACTTTGTGACTGAG GACCCATCATACGGCGGGGCGACACCCACCGACGACTATGAGTATCGGGACCTGATGTGCGACCTGGCATCCGTGCGCTACTTTAGGCGCGTGTGTGAGCCGCCGCTGTTTTGGATCATAGCGCTGGTGGGCGGAATCGGCAACCTCGCAGTGGTCTGGATTTACCTGAACTTTCGGCGACTGAAGACCATGACAGACATCTTCCTGCTCAACCTGGCGATTGCGGACCTTTTATTTCTGGTCACGCTCCCGCTGTGGGCGGTTGAGGCGTCTCAAGGCTGGAGCTTTGGCTCCGCCCTCTGCAAGATCACCTCGGGCCTGTACAAGGTGAACCTGTTCAGCAGCACGCTCCTGCTTACCTGCATTAGCGTGGATCGCTACGTCGTCATTGTGCAGCTTGCCAAGGCACAAAACTCACAGGCGGAGCGGCGCCGCTGTGGCCGGCTGGCATGTGCAGTGGTGTGGCTCGCCGCCGTGCTGCTGGCCATACCAGAGTTGGCGTTCGCCACAACGGCTGCGGCGGCGGCGGACGGCAGCCCGCAGGAGTTCTGCAGGATGGTGTTCCCGCCACACATGGGACAGCGTACCAAGATGGCGGTGCTATCCGTACAGGTGGTCATGGGCTTCGGTTTGCCCTTCCTCGTCATGGCGGCGTGCTACAGCGCAGTCATGGCCACACTGCTTAAAACGCGCAACTTTCAGAAACACAAAGCCATGCGTGTCATCATGGCGGTGGTGGTGGTCTTCTTGGTGTCGCAACTGCCTTACAACGCCGTGCTGGTAACAGAGACGGTACAGGCGGGCAACATGACCATAACGGACTGCGAGGAGTTTAAACGTTTTCTGAAGGTAGGCCAGGTGCTGAAGGGCGTGGCGTACCTGCATGCCTGCCTCAACCCCTTCCTTTACGCCTTTGTGGGCGTGCGCTTCCGACGTGACCTCCGGCAGCTGCTGAGAGGCTGCCGCCGCACGCCACCTTCAGAACAACCAACTCGCTCCAGCAAAAGTCAGCTGGGTTCAATGAGAGTGTCTGAAAGCGATACGTCACAGGCGCTGTCGCTATAG
- the bfsp2 gene encoding phakinin yields MTTKVTGHRWTKAAFFPEALPNINPGGVLPSEVLSVMPLPRRRSFILGQSSERLSAAPGRVAPGSAPSRGVFVGTASPMGGMSSLGTRVSRRALGISSVFLQGMRSTTVPVLPRAGERVGQGAAGGAEPGLNTCLMEYRDKVRALEQLNQQLEEQIRLSLDRKASRAGAWGPLRRDWEDVYRQVSEAILDNARLMLQTENVQANAEDLKERYDNEQPFRKAVEEEISSLYKVIEDAGLTRAELEQQIDDMRAELEQLERNHEQDVRLLYSQMCGREVDQPDAPIETSLDQILAYIRNHWEKVMEKNRAETDSYPECKDTKSVTRLSPEEEELEALKVQCSDAGCKIQSLQAETESIRALKRGLENSLGDARHWHDMELQNLSSVVSKLEAELVDVRGEMEQQRRDFDALLRNKQHLEDEIQLYHCILDGEERRFPPAESLCKDIEGPSRTPVGSNSSIPPSVPPTETSSQPGSV; encoded by the exons ATGACAACAAAGGTGACAGGTCACAGATGGACAAAGGCGGCCTTCTTTCCAGAAGCTCTTCCTAACATAAATCCAGGTGGCGTGCTGCCCTCCGAGGTTTTGTCAGTCATGCCATTGCCGCGACGTCGTTCCTTTATTTTGGGACAGTCGTCCGAGCGTCTGAGCGCCGCACCCGGCAGGGTTGCTCCAGGCAGCGCCCCGTCACGGGGTGTCTTTGTGGGGACTGCGTCCCCAATGGGCGGGATGTCCAGCCTGGGGACACGGGTGTCCCGCCGGGCTCTGGGCATCAGCAGTGTCTTCCTGCAGGGGATGAGGAGCACCACTGTACCAGTTCTTCCCCGGGCGGGAGAGCGGGTCGGACAGGGTGCTGCAGGGGGGGCCGAACCAGGCCTGAACACCTGCCTGATGGAGTACCGTGACAAAGTGCGAGCACTGGAGCAGCTCAACCAACAGCTGGAGGAGCAGATTCGGTTAAGCTTGGACCGCAAGGCGTCCCGCGCCGGTGCCTGGGGTCCGCTGAGGCGGGACTGGGAGGATGTCTACAGGCAG GTAAGTGAGGCCATCTTGGACAACGCTCGGCTGATGCTGCAGACTGAGAACGTCCAGGCCAACGCAGAGGACTTGAAGGAAAG GTACGACAACGAGCAACCATTTAGGAAGGCGGTGGAGGAGGAGATCAGCTCCCTCTACAAGGTCATTGAGGACGCCGGCCTGACGAGGGCAGAGCTTGAGCAGCAGATAGATGACATGCGAGCTGAACTTGAACAACTGGAGCGCAATCACGAACAG GACGTCCGTCTCCTCTACAGTCAAATGTGTGGACGTGAAGTGGATCAGCCAGATGCTCCTATTGAAACCAGTCTGGACCAGATCCTGGCCTACATCCGCAACCATTGGGAGAAGGTGATGGAGAAAAACCGAGCGGAGACCGACAGCTACCCAGAATGCAAG GACACCAAGTCTGTGACCCGGCTTAGTCCGGAAGAGGAGGAGCTGGAGGCGTTGAAGGTCCAATGCTCTGATGCCGGCTGCAAGATCCAAAGTCTGCAAGCAGAGACTGAATCCATTCGCGCTCTG AAACGCGGCCTGGAGAACTCACTGGGCGATGCTCGCCACTGGCACGACATGGAGCTACAGAACCTTAGTTCTGTGGTGTCCAAGCTGGAGGCGGAGCTTGTAGATGTGCGCGGCGAGATGGAACAGCAGCGCCGAGACTTCGACGCTCTGCTGAGAAACAAGCAGCATCTGGAGGACGAGATCCAGCTATATCACTGCATCCTTGATGGAGAGGAGCGTCGCTTCCCGCCTGCCGAGTCACT GTGCAAGGACATCGAAGGACCATCCAGGACTCCTGTGGGTTCTAACTCCAGCATTCCTCCTTCAGTACCCCCAACAGAGACCAGCAGTCAACCTGGTTCAGTTTGA